In Paenibacillus ihbetae, the following are encoded in one genomic region:
- a CDS encoding metallophosphoesterase family protein — MKSRRKGEARLKVVSIAEEPVEQLPYTAAAPGSRGVNYEYLPIYFGEMVGLPDEVDALILASDLQGAAGHGAIDGEQRVRQIGEELPEFLALLLDSYGARFDPERVVVLLCGDLYGDPAHRGSSGDPLPVWEAFRSHFGTVLGVAGNHDMVTSAGKARLEAAPGVDFYDEPRMTLHSGLNIAGLGGITGRADKPNRMPEEDYLRALQKLLRRNPDVLMLHQGPDVPACGLPGHAGIRRELIAGPPLLVCCGHVHWDRPLAELDNGTQVINADGRVLVFAAAGVD; from the coding sequence ATGAAATCACGTCGCAAAGGGGAAGCCCGGCTGAAAGTAGTCAGCATCGCGGAGGAACCGGTCGAGCAGCTGCCTTATACGGCAGCCGCTCCGGGGAGCAGGGGGGTCAACTATGAATATCTACCGATATACTTCGGAGAGATGGTTGGGCTTCCGGATGAAGTAGACGCACTAATCCTGGCTTCCGATCTGCAAGGCGCAGCAGGGCATGGAGCCATTGATGGAGAGCAGCGAGTGAGGCAGATTGGGGAGGAGCTTCCTGAATTTCTGGCCTTACTGCTCGATAGCTATGGTGCCCGGTTTGATCCGGAACGTGTCGTCGTGCTCTTGTGCGGTGATCTGTACGGAGACCCGGCTCATAGAGGTTCAAGCGGCGATCCGCTTCCCGTGTGGGAAGCCTTCCGCTCGCATTTCGGCACCGTGCTGGGCGTAGCGGGAAATCACGATATGGTTACGTCCGCAGGGAAAGCGAGGCTTGAGGCCGCCCCGGGCGTTGATTTTTATGACGAGCCTAGAATGACGCTGCACAGCGGGCTGAATATTGCCGGACTGGGCGGGATAACAGGAAGAGCGGACAAGCCGAATCGGATGCCGGAGGAAGATTATTTGCGTGCTCTGCAAAAACTGCTGCGGCGCAATCCAGATGTGCTCATGCTGCATCAAGGTCCAGATGTGCCTGCATGTGGGCTTCCCGGCCATGCCGGGATCCGGCGAGAGCTTATCGCCGGGCCTCCGTTGCTTGTTTGCTGCGGACACGTTCATTGGGACCGGCCATTGGCGGAGCTGGACAACGGCACGCAGGTGATCAATGCCGATGGGAGAGTGCTGGTGTTTGCCGCTGCAGGGGTGGATTAA
- a CDS encoding alpha/beta fold hydrolase: protein MAACIDIANGGQSPPEILDAFIELGQGLGDLRMKVYTPNVGSNYTKMTYSERELEEFGRRTNLHVSKIFAEGCIFDSLLPKLKELTMPVLLIKGRHDPIICEEQTYSFVNDVRTGQLKVYEESGHMPHFEEPERFATDVIHFVLEHNHS, encoded by the coding sequence ATGGCAGCCTGTATCGACATCGCCAACGGAGGTCAATCGCCGCCGGAAATCTTGGATGCTTTTATTGAGCTAGGTCAGGGACTGGGAGATTTAAGAATGAAGGTTTATACTCCGAACGTTGGCAGCAACTACACCAAGATGACATATTCGGAACGTGAGCTGGAGGAGTTTGGAAGAAGAACGAATCTTCATGTTTCAAAAATTTTCGCGGAAGGGTGCATTTTCGATTCATTACTTCCTAAACTTAAAGAACTGACAATGCCTGTACTTTTGATCAAAGGCCGGCATGACCCCATTATTTGCGAAGAGCAGACGTATTCATTCGTAAATGACGTTAGAACAGGGCAATTGAAGGTATATGAAGAAAGTGGTCATATGCCTCATTTTGAGGAACCGGAAAGATTTGCGACGGACGTGATCCATTTCGTACTAGAACACAATCATAGCTAG
- the phnC gene encoding phosphonate ABC transporter ATP-binding protein → MIEFNHVNKTYHNGTNALKNINLKIEQGEFVAVIGLSGAGKSTLIRCINRMHDITSGQLYVNHVDVSKLKGKQIRRFRRRIGMIFQSFNLVTRMSVIKNVLVSFVPDLPMWRKLTGVFTKEHKLKALEALDKVGILDKAYVRVDQLSGGQQQRVALARTLAQNPDILLADEPIASLDPVTSKLVMDDFKTINQTMKISVIMNIHHVEIALEYADRIIGVREGEIVFDGAADQVTKEILDNIYGSKSNETRYLAEAK, encoded by the coding sequence ATGATTGAGTTTAACCATGTAAACAAGACGTATCACAACGGCACGAATGCGCTCAAAAATATTAATCTGAAGATCGAACAAGGAGAGTTTGTGGCCGTAATCGGTTTATCCGGTGCAGGCAAGTCGACGCTGATCCGCTGCATTAATCGCATGCACGATATTACCAGCGGCCAGCTTTACGTGAATCATGTCGATGTGTCCAAATTGAAAGGAAAACAAATTCGCCGCTTCCGAAGACGGATCGGGATGATCTTCCAGTCCTTCAATTTGGTCACTCGAATGAGCGTCATCAAGAATGTTCTGGTTTCCTTCGTGCCTGACCTTCCGATGTGGCGCAAGCTGACCGGTGTATTTACCAAGGAACATAAGCTCAAAGCATTGGAGGCTCTCGATAAAGTCGGCATTCTGGATAAAGCATACGTGCGAGTAGACCAGCTCTCGGGCGGGCAGCAGCAGCGTGTAGCGCTGGCGCGAACACTCGCCCAGAATCCGGATATCCTGTTGGCGGACGAGCCGATTGCTTCACTGGACCCGGTAACGTCGAAATTGGTTATGGACGATTTCAAAACCATCAATCAGACCATGAAGATTTCTGTGATCATGAACATTCATCATGTGGAGATCGCGCTGGAGTATGCCGATCGCATCATCGGAGTCCGCGAAGGCGAAATCGTCTTCGACGGGGCAGCCGATCAGGTGACCAAGGAAATCCTCGATAACATTTACGGCAGCAAGTCCAATGAAACTCGATATTTGGCGGAGGCGAAATAG
- a CDS encoding ATP-binding cassette domain-containing protein yields the protein MTYAIEAKGLRKSFRGHEAVRGVDLAIRHGELFALLGPNGAGKTTTLHLLTTLLRPDGGTAYICGSDVVAEAADVRRRISVTGQYAALDESLTGRQNLRLFAGLHGYSHKEAGALACELLEAFGLGDAGDRTVGTYSGGMRRRLDLAAGILSQPEVMFLDEPTTGLDPQSRRELWEAVRRLVKTGTTVLLTTQYLEEADQLADRIGFIADGRVIATGTPKQLKASTGGKTLTIRISAETDPDGVCRLLSNEHGLSAHTGEDGVIVKTAIREASLAHAAIGTLMEHQTAIEDFALSDPSLDDVFFALAATPGKEATQ from the coding sequence ATGACGTACGCCATTGAAGCGAAAGGCTTGCGCAAATCCTTCCGGGGGCATGAGGCTGTGCGCGGGGTGGATTTGGCGATTCGGCACGGAGAGCTGTTCGCGCTTCTTGGGCCAAACGGAGCAGGGAAGACAACAACGCTGCACCTGTTAACCACCCTGCTGCGTCCGGATGGGGGAACCGCGTACATCTGCGGCAGCGATGTTGTCGCCGAAGCAGCCGATGTACGCAGGCGAATCAGCGTAACCGGCCAATATGCGGCGCTGGATGAATCGCTGACCGGCCGGCAAAACTTGAGGCTGTTCGCCGGGCTCCACGGCTATTCGCATAAAGAAGCCGGCGCGCTGGCATGTGAGCTGCTGGAAGCATTCGGGCTGGGGGATGCAGGCGATCGAACCGTCGGAACCTACTCCGGCGGCATGCGCCGGCGCCTGGACCTTGCCGCCGGCATTCTCTCGCAGCCCGAGGTGATGTTCCTCGACGAGCCAACCACCGGACTCGATCCGCAGAGCCGGCGCGAGCTGTGGGAGGCGGTTCGCCGGCTGGTGAAGACGGGGACAACCGTGCTGTTAACGACGCAGTATCTGGAAGAGGCAGACCAGTTGGCCGATCGGATCGGCTTCATCGCAGACGGAAGGGTAATCGCAACCGGCACGCCGAAGCAGCTCAAAGCATCGACCGGCGGCAAAACACTGACGATCCGCATATCGGCAGAAACCGATCCGGATGGGGTCTGTCGCCTGTTATCTAACGAACATGGACTTAGTGCCCATACGGGTGAAGACGGGGTAATCGTTAAAACGGCCATTCGGGAAGCTTCGCTGGCACACGCTGCGATCGGTACGCTTATGGAACACCAGACGGCGATCGAGGATTTCGCCTTGAGTGATCCAAGCCTTGACGACGTATTCTTCGCTTTGGCCGCCACACCCGGAAAGGAGGCGACGCAATGA
- a CDS encoding ABC transporter permease — protein sequence MSSMLATRARKPGQSPGGLRATGLFMRRTLYHIRNNSFGLAVEAVLSPIIMLLIFTFLFGGAIAGSVRGYIQYVLPGILVLTVVPMTVYSGTTICTDIAKGVYHRFRTMPFWQPAAIVGSIIADSLRYAAALLVVLAMGLALGFRPEVGIGGTLAAAFYVLFFALGVSWVFAFIGNVAKRPETVSGTSMMMVYPLLFASNVLVDTSTMPRLLQVAIDVNPISIAVTLTRGLLDGTVDAAQLAAGIGVVLLLIAIFSPLTISAYLRRQIRG from the coding sequence ATGAGCTCCATGTTAGCAACCCGTGCGCGAAAGCCTGGCCAGAGCCCTGGCGGCTTGAGAGCGACAGGTCTGTTCATGCGGCGAACGCTGTATCACATACGTAATAACAGCTTCGGGCTTGCCGTTGAAGCCGTGCTGTCGCCAATCATCATGCTGCTTATTTTCACCTTCCTGTTCGGCGGAGCGATTGCCGGCTCCGTCCGGGGCTATATTCAGTATGTGCTGCCGGGCATCCTGGTGCTGACGGTGGTACCCATGACAGTGTACAGCGGAACAACGATATGCACGGATATCGCCAAAGGCGTCTACCACAGGTTTCGCACGATGCCGTTCTGGCAGCCTGCCGCCATTGTCGGCTCGATCATCGCCGATAGCTTGCGTTATGCAGCGGCACTTCTCGTTGTCTTGGCAATGGGGTTGGCGCTCGGATTTCGTCCGGAGGTTGGTATCGGGGGCACTTTGGCAGCAGCATTTTATGTCCTCTTCTTCGCCCTGGGCGTCAGTTGGGTATTTGCGTTCATCGGCAATGTGGCCAAGCGCCCGGAGACCGTGTCGGGGACAAGCATGATGATGGTGTACCCGCTCCTATTTGCCAGCAACGTGCTTGTCGACACTTCCACCATGCCGCGTCTTTTGCAGGTGGCAATCGACGTGAATCCGATCAGCATTGCCGTTACCCTCACGCGAGGACTGCTGGACGGAACGGTGGATGCCGCTCAACTGGCGGCTGGCATCGGTGTTGTGCTGCTGTTGATCGCGATTTTCTCTCCGTTGACGATAAGCGCTTACCTGAGGAGGCAGATACGAGGGTAG
- a CDS encoding bifunctional metallophosphatase/5'-nucleotidase, protein MESKEKVVVTILETSDIHGHIYPTDYRGPGDKPIGLAKLAEIIHRERLEAPQLILLDNGDLLQGTPFMYHYAKYDRTGMHPAASALNALQYDAAVIGNHEFNYGQELLNQAIEDAACPYLCANIMNEQGGRPAFGQPYRIFEMKEGIRVAVLGVTTHYIPHWEEPKHISGLMFEDALESAQRWINHIRDSERPDAVIICYHGGFERDPATGAPTEPLTGENQGYAMCMHLQGLEVLLTGHQHRMLAGELNGVLFAQPGFAGQAIAKVQLTFEREQEGGWSIGGKSVRLLHAEQAEADRVMLAMFAEQERKTQAWLDQPIGRAEGDLSIMDPFKARLGDHAFTEFVNRVQMEVTGASISCAAIFTNEARGFAGEITMRDVVSNYIYPNTLKVILLTGRDIRDALEQNARYFTLDEMGQLQVSESYLEPKPQHFNYDMWEGIDYELDISRPEGKRVIKLQRDGRPLDLDATFEVVMNSYRAGGGGNFRMLMNKPVVREIPTDMTEILADYILKHQVIHAVCDHNWKVVY, encoded by the coding sequence GTGGAGTCGAAAGAAAAAGTAGTCGTAACGATATTGGAAACCAGCGATATTCATGGCCATATTTATCCGACGGACTATCGGGGGCCCGGGGACAAGCCCATTGGGCTCGCCAAGCTGGCTGAGATCATTCACAGAGAACGGCTGGAAGCCCCGCAACTTATACTGCTGGACAACGGGGACCTTCTTCAAGGTACGCCGTTTATGTATCATTACGCCAAGTACGACAGAACCGGCATGCACCCCGCGGCAAGCGCGCTGAACGCACTCCAGTACGATGCGGCGGTGATCGGCAATCATGAGTTCAATTACGGGCAGGAGCTGTTGAATCAAGCGATCGAGGACGCTGCCTGTCCCTATCTGTGCGCGAATATTATGAACGAACAAGGCGGTCGTCCGGCATTCGGGCAGCCTTACCGGATTTTTGAGATGAAGGAGGGGATTCGGGTAGCGGTGCTCGGCGTCACGACCCATTATATTCCCCACTGGGAAGAGCCTAAGCACATTTCCGGCTTAATGTTTGAGGATGCCCTGGAGTCCGCCCAGCGGTGGATCAACCATATTCGAGACAGCGAGCGTCCCGACGCGGTTATCATATGCTACCATGGCGGTTTCGAGCGGGATCCTGCTACCGGAGCCCCTACTGAGCCGCTGACGGGGGAAAATCAGGGCTACGCGATGTGCATGCATCTCCAAGGCCTAGAAGTGCTGCTGACCGGGCATCAGCACCGGATGCTCGCCGGGGAGCTGAACGGCGTTCTATTCGCTCAGCCCGGTTTCGCCGGACAGGCGATCGCCAAGGTTCAACTGACGTTCGAGCGGGAGCAGGAGGGGGGATGGTCGATCGGCGGCAAAAGCGTGCGGCTGCTGCATGCGGAGCAAGCCGAGGCGGATCGTGTCATGCTTGCCATGTTTGCCGAGCAAGAACGGAAAACGCAGGCCTGGCTGGATCAGCCGATCGGCAGGGCCGAGGGCGATCTGTCCATCATGGACCCCTTCAAGGCAAGACTCGGGGATCACGCGTTCACGGAGTTCGTCAATCGGGTGCAAATGGAGGTTACGGGAGCAAGTATATCCTGCGCCGCGATCTTTACGAATGAAGCCCGGGGCTTCGCTGGGGAAATTACCATGCGGGATGTGGTGTCCAACTATATCTATCCCAATACGTTGAAAGTGATCCTGCTGACCGGAAGGGATATCCGGGACGCGCTGGAGCAGAACGCCCGTTATTTTACCCTGGACGAGATGGGGCAATTACAGGTGTCAGAGAGCTATCTGGAGCCGAAGCCCCAGCATTTCAACTACGACATGTGGGAGGGGATTGACTATGAGCTTGACATTTCAAGACCCGAAGGCAAACGGGTTATTAAGCTGCAGCGGGACGGACGTCCCTTGGATCTCGACGCCACGTTCGAAGTGGTGATGAACAGCTATCGGGCGGGAGGCGGCGGAAACTTCCGGATGTTGATGAACAAGCCTGTCGTCAGGGAGATTCCGACGGACATGACGGAGATTTTGGCCGATTATATTTTGAAGCACCAGGTCATCCATGCCGTCTGCGATCATAACTGGAAGGTCGTCTACTAA
- the phnE gene encoding phosphonate ABC transporter, permease protein PhnE, whose amino-acid sequence MTTIEKQLLASPRNHRYLLTVAAIVLILFAWSLSAVSFKDVNQSGLAIALNILKGIVHPDLDLLFSVSKQSVLYLLVQTTAIAFLGTLVGAVLSVPLAFLAASNIVPKPIAWLTRMLLILIRTIPALVYGLMFIRVSGPGPFAGVLTIGLTSIGMLSKLYVDAIEELDKKVLESMTSIGCTTFEKIRYGIIPQLFSLFLSVTIYRFDMNMREASILGLVGAGGIGAPLIFAMNSYKWNQVGSILIGLVILILVIEWFSNKLRSKLVQG is encoded by the coding sequence ATGACGACAATTGAGAAGCAGCTGCTTGCTTCCCCCCGCAATCATCGCTATTTGCTGACCGTGGCGGCAATCGTTCTGATTTTGTTCGCCTGGTCATTAAGCGCGGTAAGCTTTAAAGACGTGAATCAAAGCGGACTGGCAATCGCCCTTAACATATTGAAAGGCATTGTCCATCCGGATTTGGACCTGCTGTTCAGCGTCTCGAAGCAGAGTGTGCTTTACCTGCTCGTTCAAACGACGGCCATTGCATTTCTGGGTACGCTGGTGGGTGCCGTGCTGTCTGTTCCGCTTGCCTTTTTGGCTGCCTCCAATATCGTGCCGAAGCCGATCGCTTGGCTTACAAGAATGCTGCTTATTCTGATCCGAACGATCCCTGCCCTCGTCTATGGGCTGATGTTCATCCGGGTATCAGGTCCGGGACCGTTTGCCGGGGTGCTCACGATCGGGCTGACCTCGATCGGTATGCTGTCCAAGCTTTACGTGGATGCGATCGAGGAGCTGGACAAGAAAGTCCTGGAGTCGATGACATCCATCGGCTGTACCACCTTTGAGAAAATCCGCTATGGAATTATTCCGCAGTTGTTCTCGCTGTTCCTGTCCGTTACCATTTATCGGTTCGACATGAACATGCGCGAGGCTTCAATTCTTGGACTCGTTGGAGCCGGCGGGATCGGAGCGCCGCTGATCTTCGCTATGAACAGCTATAAGTGGAATCAGGTCGGCTCCATCTTAATCGGCTTGGTCATCCTTATCCTTGTTATCGAATGGTTCTCGAACAAGCTTCGATCCAAGCTGGTCCAAGGATAA
- a CDS encoding helix-turn-helix transcriptional regulator encodes MRLERLLGMTLELMAKKRVTATELAAKFEVSVRTVYRDVELINMAGIPVASFTGADGGFELMDGYFLTRQHFSVDDLSVIYTLLKAMEGSMGGAVAPAMRKLVSLHPGLASEGSREAVILSMSAAESERDRIRRLFQAIRQSRIVRLAYTSASGTPSERSVEPGNLLWEKGVWYLEGYCRSRRGKRYFRISRITELEVMEETFIPQPLLDEPEQEEVQGIQAHLRFDLSVRTRVLEQFPGECTYQGDCVEVRTTFYKKEYALSVITSYGTNVEIISPDDLQRDVIAHIEAIRQHYAKPRGGDRK; translated from the coding sequence GTGAGACTGGAGCGTTTGCTTGGAATGACGCTTGAGCTGATGGCCAAAAAAAGAGTGACCGCAACGGAATTAGCAGCCAAGTTTGAAGTATCGGTGCGCACGGTCTATCGTGATGTCGAGTTAATTAATATGGCTGGTATTCCGGTTGCATCGTTCACCGGCGCAGACGGCGGATTCGAGCTGATGGACGGCTATTTTCTGACACGGCAGCATTTCTCAGTCGACGACTTGTCAGTCATCTACACGCTTTTGAAGGCGATGGAAGGTTCGATGGGAGGCGCTGTTGCGCCCGCGATGCGGAAGCTGGTCAGCCTGCACCCGGGACTGGCAAGCGAAGGCAGCCGTGAGGCAGTCATTTTGAGCATGAGCGCGGCGGAAAGCGAACGTGATAGGATTCGGCGGCTGTTTCAGGCCATACGGCAATCGCGCATCGTTCGGCTGGCGTACACGAGCGCATCCGGCACACCGTCCGAGCGCAGTGTGGAGCCGGGAAATTTGCTCTGGGAGAAAGGTGTCTGGTACCTGGAGGGGTACTGCAGGTCACGCCGTGGGAAACGGTATTTTCGCATCTCGCGGATTACGGAACTCGAGGTAATGGAGGAAACGTTTATACCGCAGCCCCTGCTAGATGAGCCGGAACAGGAAGAAGTGCAAGGAATTCAGGCGCATCTTCGTTTCGACCTGTCGGTACGTACTCGCGTACTGGAGCAATTCCCGGGGGAATGCACATATCAGGGCGATTGCGTTGAAGTTCGCACGACCTTTTATAAAAAAGAGTATGCATTATCGGTCATCACGAGCTACGGGACGAACGTTGAAATTATATCGCCGGACGACCTTCAGCGCGACGTCATCGCGCATATCGAAGCCATTCGCCAACATTACGCGAAACCACGAGGAGGAGATCGGAAATGA
- a CDS encoding suppressor of fused domain protein: protein MNEEAVTTGWDAIEEQMKKLYGAQEPKHYGTVLPYMLGGKDPLDGLSAYKAEKPLPHWHIVTFGFSELYEKESENTEYSGYGFELTFRVARTEDEEEPPMWALNLLQNMGRYVFGSGNVFASGDYLDANGPICLGADTQLTALAFVEDPELPGVGTPNGKVEFLQMVGITEDELEAMKTWSTSGVLEASQADLPGYITDLSRDSLLRIPAIAETVQNGMERDGSNTGFLFVDQLAWEPGRNRLFSKTPAVLTLGAKQAGTVGKLLRGRLLKGKDLMLASQDLRVVLEPGAETGYEAGEQGVLLRLDEATADELSRKLLPKEDRIELAGYQGFTIQVVKTHIKDQDGNVVSTIG from the coding sequence ATGAACGAAGAAGCAGTTACAACCGGTTGGGATGCAATTGAAGAGCAAATGAAAAAGCTATATGGGGCCCAGGAGCCTAAGCATTACGGTACGGTTCTACCTTACATGCTTGGGGGCAAGGACCCGCTGGACGGTCTGAGTGCCTATAAAGCGGAGAAGCCGCTGCCGCATTGGCATATCGTGACGTTCGGATTCTCCGAGCTGTATGAGAAGGAATCGGAAAATACGGAGTACAGCGGTTATGGATTTGAACTTACGTTTCGAGTGGCGCGCACGGAAGATGAGGAGGAGCCGCCAATGTGGGCGCTGAACCTGCTCCAGAACATGGGACGCTATGTTTTTGGCAGCGGGAACGTTTTCGCTTCCGGCGATTATTTGGACGCAAATGGTCCGATTTGTTTAGGGGCTGATACGCAGTTAACCGCGCTCGCCTTCGTAGAAGATCCCGAGCTCCCTGGTGTCGGCACGCCCAATGGAAAAGTTGAATTTCTGCAAATGGTCGGGATTACGGAGGATGAGCTGGAGGCGATGAAAACATGGAGCACTTCGGGCGTATTGGAAGCCAGCCAAGCGGACCTTCCCGGCTATATCACCGATTTGTCCCGAGATTCGCTCCTGCGGATTCCTGCGATAGCGGAGACCGTCCAGAACGGCATGGAGCGGGACGGTTCGAATACCGGTTTCTTATTTGTGGATCAATTGGCTTGGGAGCCCGGCAGAAACCGTCTATTTAGCAAGACGCCGGCCGTGCTCACCTTGGGGGCAAAGCAGGCAGGAACGGTCGGCAAGCTGCTTCGCGGCCGGCTGCTGAAAGGGAAGGACTTGATGTTGGCAAGCCAAGATTTAAGGGTTGTATTGGAGCCTGGGGCGGAAACCGGATACGAAGCGGGGGAGCAAGGCGTTCTACTCAGGCTGGATGAGGCGACCGCGGACGAGCTTTCGCGAAAATTGCTGCCGAAGGAAGATAGAATCGAGTTGGCGGGTTATCAAGGATTTACCATTCAAGTCGTTAAAACTCATATCAAGGACCAAGACGGCAATGTTGTATCCACCATTGGGTAA
- the phnE gene encoding phosphonate ABC transporter, permease protein PhnE, producing the protein MFDKWFPPKKMVLPNGKIVLEKRSRLPLILLTLAAATALSVNLTGFSLHVLFSRIRQFFIILGEMIPPKWSYTPQLWGALLDTLQMSVLGSMIGALLALPFALLASSNVIRNKAVVTIFKVMLSLLRTLPTLVTALIATFVFGLGPTAGLVAILLFTLSYVGKLLYEQIENVDMGSFEAMESIGMTRVQAFRYAIFPEVLPRYLSTTLFCFEGNVRYAAILGYVGAGGIGLLINENLGWRDYPRVGMIILSLVVTVYVIETISEHFRKKLT; encoded by the coding sequence ATGTTTGATAAATGGTTTCCTCCCAAAAAAATGGTTCTGCCAAACGGTAAAATCGTCCTGGAAAAAAGATCGCGGCTTCCCCTTATCTTGCTCACGCTCGCAGCCGCAACCGCGTTATCCGTCAATTTGACGGGGTTCAGCCTGCATGTTCTGTTCTCGAGGATCCGTCAGTTTTTTATCATTCTAGGCGAGATGATCCCCCCCAAATGGAGTTATACGCCACAGCTGTGGGGAGCCTTGCTGGATACGCTGCAGATGTCCGTGCTTGGGTCGATGATCGGCGCCCTTCTGGCTCTACCGTTCGCCCTGCTTGCTTCGTCCAACGTCATTCGCAACAAAGCGGTCGTGACTATTTTTAAAGTTATGCTTAGCCTGCTCCGAACATTGCCGACGCTGGTGACGGCGCTGATTGCCACCTTCGTTTTCGGATTGGGACCGACGGCGGGCCTGGTGGCCATCCTGCTCTTTACCCTATCGTACGTCGGGAAGCTGCTGTACGAGCAGATCGAAAACGTCGACATGGGCTCCTTCGAAGCCATGGAGTCGATTGGCATGACCCGTGTTCAAGCCTTTCGCTATGCTATTTTTCCGGAAGTGCTCCCGCGCTATCTGTCCACCACTTTGTTTTGCTTCGAGGGGAACGTGCGCTATGCAGCCATTCTCGGTTATGTAGGGGCAGGCGGAATCGGACTCTTGATCAACGAAAATCTCGGATGGCGCGACTATCCGCGCGTAGGTATGATCATTTTGTCGCTGGTGGTCACCGTATACGTGATTGAAACGATCAGCGAGCATTTTCGAAAAAAGTTAACTTGA
- a CDS encoding HAD family hydrolase, producing the protein MLNIIDTVIFDLDQTLLNKTQSLVNFSIYQYEQYSLDEFIPDMNEFTLKFSELNLMIMPKEEVYRRLVEFFKIDGNLYHELLADLNQNFHHYSVGYPGLHEMLHSLKEDGYKLGIVTNGRDFYQRNKISALGIRDYFTGIVTSGSVNIKKPDHAIFQMALKHLNSIGRRTVFVGDSIQADIIPAKELGMYTILKAKEVSSELPDAICDELIEIPSIIKSLESN; encoded by the coding sequence ATGTTGAACATTATCGATACGGTTATTTTCGACCTTGACCAAACCCTGCTCAATAAGACCCAGTCACTAGTCAATTTTTCCATTTATCAATATGAGCAATATTCTTTGGACGAATTCATTCCGGATATGAACGAATTCACCCTAAAATTTTCGGAGCTTAACCTTATGATTATGCCGAAAGAAGAAGTGTACCGAAGGTTAGTCGAGTTCTTCAAGATTGACGGGAATTTATATCATGAGCTGCTTGCTGATCTAAACCAAAATTTCCATCATTATAGTGTTGGATATCCTGGGCTGCATGAGATGCTCCATTCGTTAAAGGAGGATGGGTATAAGCTGGGAATCGTCACGAACGGCCGAGATTTTTATCAACGAAACAAAATATCAGCTTTAGGCATTCGCGATTATTTCACCGGCATTGTTACTTCCGGTTCTGTGAATATCAAGAAGCCTGATCATGCCATCTTTCAAATGGCTCTGAAGCATTTGAATTCCATCGGAAGGCGTACCGTATTTGTTGGCGACAGCATCCAGGCAGATATCATCCCTGCCAAGGAGCTTGGAATGTATACGATCCTTAAAGCAAAGGAGGTTTCGTCGGAGCTGCCCGATGCCATTTGCGATGAATTAATTGAAATTCCGAGCATCATTAAATCGCTAGAATCAAACTAA
- a CDS encoding NAD(P)H-binding protein, with product MTILVTGATGTVGQHVTDLLLKQGASVRALTRNAERARKKLPDGVQIAEGDLMKPDTLKDALLGVDAMFLITSSDEPNADLNTNPGVIGVANEAGVKRIVVLVGYEEGPVEAALRTSGMHWTLVKPAEFMANALVDWRDTIRSEGVVREFYGDALSARVHEGDIAEVAVLALLEDEHHGRSYALTGPEALTRKEAVRTIAAAIGKEIPFVELTEEDARQQWRQQGYDEESVEFFVQIAKNPPEAGYTVLPSVQQVLGRPARTFADWADEHKREFL from the coding sequence ATGACAATTCTGGTAACTGGAGCAACAGGTACGGTTGGGCAGCATGTGACGGATCTGCTGTTGAAGCAAGGCGCTTCCGTGCGCGCATTAACGAGAAATGCGGAGCGGGCGAGAAAGAAATTGCCGGACGGCGTGCAGATCGCCGAAGGCGATTTGATGAAGCCGGATACGCTGAAGGATGCATTGCTAGGGGTAGACGCAATGTTCCTGATCACTTCAAGTGACGAACCGAACGCGGATCTGAATACGAACCCGGGAGTGATTGGGGTTGCTAATGAAGCAGGCGTTAAACGCATAGTCGTTCTGGTAGGCTATGAAGAGGGGCCGGTCGAGGCAGCGCTTAGAACAAGCGGCATGCACTGGACGCTGGTGAAGCCTGCAGAATTTATGGCCAATGCCTTGGTGGATTGGCGCGATACGATCCGTTCGGAAGGCGTTGTACGGGAATTCTATGGAGACGCTTTGAGCGCGCGGGTACACGAAGGGGACATCGCAGAGGTTGCAGTCCTGGCCCTGCTGGAGGATGAACATCATGGGCGCAGTTATGCGTTGACCGGACCCGAAGCGCTTACACGCAAGGAGGCCGTACGGACCATCGCTGCAGCGATTGGCAAGGAAATCCCGTTCGTCGAACTGACAGAGGAAGATGCAAGGCAGCAGTGGCGGCAGCAGGGGTATGACGAGGAGAGCGTCGAATTTTTCGTGCAGATTGCGAAAAATCCGCCGGAGGCAGGATATACGGTGCTGCCGTCTGTCCAGCAGGTGCTCGGGCGGCCGGCGCGTACGTTCGCCGATTGGGCAGACGAGCATAAACGGGAGTTTCTATAA